The following proteins are encoded in a genomic region of Enterocloster clostridioformis:
- a CDS encoding ABC transporter permease: MRAIYKRELKSYFCSMTGYVFIAFMTMFMGIYFMVYNMINGYPYFSYTLNSILMILMIAVPILTMRSMSDEHRARTDQLLLTSPVSVWGIVMGKFLSMVTVFAVPMSIACLCPLIIRSAGTAYLTEDYASILAFFLLGCVYIAIGLFISSLTESQLIAAAGTFGILLLSILWPGLLNFIPVTAAGSLAGFLILWTLVCFIIYRLTGHIPFSLGLEAAGAAVLIGIFLVKQSMFERALTGLLGKIVLTDVFDGIVSSHMLDVNGLVYYLSVAGILLFLTVQSIEKRRWS; the protein is encoded by the coding sequence ATGAGAGCTATCTATAAGCGGGAGCTGAAATCCTATTTCTGCTCCATGACAGGCTATGTTTTTATTGCTTTCATGACCATGTTCATGGGCATTTATTTCATGGTCTACAATATGATTAACGGTTACCCCTATTTTTCCTATACACTTAATTCCATCCTGATGATACTTATGATTGCGGTGCCGATTCTGACCATGCGGAGCATGTCGGACGAACACAGGGCACGGACCGACCAGCTGCTGCTGACCTCCCCCGTATCCGTATGGGGTATTGTCATGGGAAAATTTCTTTCCATGGTCACTGTTTTCGCCGTCCCCATGTCCATCGCCTGCCTTTGCCCCCTCATCATCCGAAGCGCCGGGACCGCCTATCTGACAGAGGACTATGCATCCATACTGGCCTTCTTCCTTTTGGGATGTGTCTACATTGCCATTGGGCTTTTCATCTCTTCCCTCACGGAAAGCCAGCTCATAGCCGCTGCAGGGACCTTCGGCATACTGCTGCTCAGCATCCTCTGGCCAGGGCTTTTAAACTTTATACCGGTTACCGCAGCAGGTTCGCTGGCCGGTTTTCTCATTCTGTGGACCCTTGTGTGTTTTATCATATACCGGCTGACCGGCCATATTCCCTTTTCCCTTGGACTGGAAGCAGCCGGGGCAGCAGTCCTTATAGGAATCTTTTTGGTGAAGCAGAGCATGTTTGAACGGGCCCTGACCGGACTTCTGGGAAAAATCGTCCTGACAGACGTATTTGACGGCATTGTCAGCAGCCATATGCTGGATGTCAACGGTCTTGTCTATTATCTGAGTGTGGCCGGTATATTGCTGTTCCTGACTGTTCAGTCAATCGAGAAAAGAAGATGGAGTTGA
- a CDS encoding ABC transporter ATP-binding protein — translation MIEVKNLVKDYGGHLAVDHLSFRVEDGQIYGFLGPNGAGKSTTMNIMTGYLGATEGQVIIDGHDILEEPEAAKKRIGYLPEIPPLYMDMTVDEYLEFAACIKKLPKPGRMDAIQEVMDLVKITDVRKRLIRNLSKGYRQRVGMAQAVLGKPSVIILDEPTVGLDPKQIIEIRDMIRGLGKQHTVILSSHILSEVSAVCDHIMIIAHGKLIASDTPENLEQRLKGAAGLELTVKGSAEALRPVLEEIHGLSIERMEAGSEDGTCVANLQFGGGGDTIDSDSAESPDQETDIRETIFYALANHRLPILSMAPSKASLEEIFLELTEDSPKSREDSGGTDPTDQSKEEDSQ, via the coding sequence GTGATTGAAGTTAAAAATCTTGTGAAAGATTACGGCGGCCATCTGGCAGTGGACCATTTAAGTTTCCGGGTGGAAGACGGCCAGATATACGGTTTCCTGGGCCCTAACGGCGCCGGGAAGTCCACTACCATGAACATCATGACCGGTTATCTGGGCGCCACAGAGGGCCAGGTCATCATAGACGGCCACGACATACTGGAGGAGCCGGAAGCCGCAAAAAAACGCATCGGGTATCTGCCGGAGATTCCGCCTCTGTATATGGACATGACCGTGGACGAATACCTGGAGTTTGCGGCCTGTATTAAAAAACTGCCGAAACCAGGGCGTATGGACGCCATACAGGAGGTCATGGACCTGGTTAAAATCACGGATGTCAGGAAACGGCTGATCCGAAACCTGTCCAAGGGCTACCGGCAGCGGGTGGGCATGGCCCAGGCCGTTTTGGGAAAGCCCTCTGTCATCATCCTGGATGAGCCTACCGTTGGACTGGACCCCAAACAAATCATTGAGATACGGGATATGATAAGAGGTCTGGGCAAACAACACACCGTCATCCTGAGTTCCCACATCCTGTCCGAGGTAAGTGCTGTTTGCGACCATATCATGATCATTGCCCACGGAAAGCTGATTGCCAGCGATACTCCTGAAAACCTGGAACAGCGGTTAAAAGGCGCCGCAGGCCTGGAGCTGACGGTAAAAGGCAGTGCGGAGGCACTGAGGCCTGTGCTGGAGGAAATTCATGGACTGTCCATAGAGCGTATGGAGGCTGGCAGCGAGGATGGCACCTGTGTTGCGAATCTGCAGTTTGGCGGGGGCGGAGATACCATTGATTCAGACAGCGCCGAGTCTCCCGACCAGGAAACAGATATCCGCGAAACCATTTTTTACGCCTTAGCCAATCACCGCCTTCCCATCCTGTCCATGGCTCCCTCCAAGGCATCCCTTGAGGAAATATTTCTGGAGCTGACAGAGGACTCCCCAAAATCCCGGGAGGACAGCGGTGGCACAGACCCCACAGACCAATCAAAGGAGGAGGATTCCCAATGA
- the argC gene encoding N-acetyl-gamma-glutamyl-phosphate reductase — MIKAGIIGSTGYAGGELARLLLQRDDIEIKWYGSRSYIDQKYASIYHNMFRIVDDACMDDNMKELADQVDVVFTATPQGLCASLVDEDVLSKVKVIDLSADFRIKDVSVYEKWYKLPHVSPRFIGEAVYGLPEINREKVKRARLIANPGCFPTCSFLSTYPLVKEGLIDPNTIIIDAKSGTSGAGRGSKVDSLYCEVNENIKAYGVASHRHTPEIEEQLSCAAGKPVTISFTPHLVPMNRGILVTAYASLTKKVSYEEVKAVYDKYYRDEYFVRVLEKDVVPQTRWVEGSNFADVNFKIDTRTNRVVMMGAIDNMVKGAAGQAIQNMNLMFGLPENTGLKQIPIFP; from the coding sequence ATGATTAAGGCAGGTATTATCGGTTCCACAGGATATGCGGGAGGAGAGCTGGCAAGGCTCCTGCTCCAGAGGGATGACATAGAGATTAAATGGTATGGTTCCAGAAGCTACATAGACCAGAAATATGCATCTATCTACCACAACATGTTCCGAATCGTGGACGACGCGTGTATGGATGATAATATGAAGGAGCTGGCAGACCAGGTGGACGTGGTGTTCACCGCAACCCCTCAGGGCCTGTGCGCATCCCTGGTGGACGAGGACGTATTGTCTAAGGTAAAGGTCATTGATTTAAGCGCTGATTTCCGTATTAAGGATGTGTCTGTTTATGAGAAATGGTATAAGCTGCCCCATGTATCCCCCCGGTTCATCGGTGAAGCCGTGTACGGGCTGCCCGAAATCAACCGGGAAAAGGTGAAGAGGGCCAGGCTCATTGCCAATCCGGGATGTTTCCCCACCTGCTCCTTTCTGTCCACGTATCCCCTGGTAAAGGAAGGGCTCATTGACCCTAATACCATCATCATTGATGCCAAGTCCGGCACATCCGGCGCAGGCAGGGGAAGCAAGGTGGACAGTCTGTACTGTGAGGTCAATGAGAACATTAAGGCTTACGGAGTGGCCTCCCACAGACATACGCCGGAGATAGAGGAGCAGCTGTCCTGCGCGGCAGGAAAGCCGGTAACCATCAGCTTCACCCCTCATCTGGTGCCAATGAACCGGGGAATCCTGGTGACGGCCTATGCATCCCTTACAAAGAAAGTGTCCTACGAGGAGGTAAAGGCTGTATACGACAAGTATTATAGGGACGAATATTTTGTGCGCGTCCTGGAAAAGGATGTGGTGCCCCAGACCCGGTGGGTGGAGGGCAGCAATTTTGCAGATGTGAATTTCAAGATAGACACCAGAACCAACCGGGTGGTGATGATGGGAGCCATTGACAACATGGTCAAGGGAGCAGCAGGCCAGGCCATCCAGAACATGAACCTGATGTTCGGACTGCCGGAGAATACGGGGCTGAAGCAGATTCCTATTTTCCCCTGA
- a CDS encoding DUF4340 domain-containing protein, producing MKKHIRPMVPALGALVLLCAAYGAITWQQGRNAKAQALSPENDSVYMTDLPELSSLSWTKDDKSLSFTLEGGTWYYKGDKDCPIRQYPLTTLADTLSHLKAERKLKGADSPEAYGLDNPSVRFDTVSPDGSSHTILLGSQVPGTGGAGSDGSQPPAQYYAAMEGDSQIYTIGSYLTETAAKGLYDFVETESLPHVAGADIREITVSRNGQTSQFCKKAVDDAGNIAWYKDSAADESNRLDDNGALNNLADTISGLSFQSCVSYKASDEELSSYGLSDPTMTLSWTYESGDTNGGLTLLIGSLTEDGTGYYTRKDDSRAVNLISKEAAVRCLNAAYPK from the coding sequence ATGAAGAAACATATACGGCCAATGGTTCCCGCTCTGGGAGCCCTGGTCCTTCTCTGCGCTGCCTATGGAGCCATCACCTGGCAGCAGGGGAGGAATGCCAAAGCACAGGCTCTGTCTCCGGAAAACGACTCTGTATATATGACTGACCTTCCGGAGCTATCTTCCCTGTCCTGGACAAAGGATGACAAAAGTCTGTCTTTTACCCTGGAAGGCGGCACCTGGTACTATAAAGGGGATAAGGACTGCCCTATCCGTCAATATCCACTGACTACCCTGGCGGATACCCTGTCCCACTTAAAAGCAGAACGGAAGTTAAAAGGCGCGGATTCTCCGGAAGCATATGGCCTGGATAACCCTTCCGTGCGGTTTGATACCGTTTCCCCTGACGGTTCCTCCCATACCATACTGCTGGGAAGCCAGGTTCCCGGTACCGGGGGTGCGGGCTCGGACGGTTCCCAGCCCCCTGCCCAGTACTACGCAGCCATGGAAGGGGACAGCCAGATTTATACGATCGGCAGTTACCTGACCGAGACAGCTGCCAAGGGTCTTTACGATTTTGTCGAGACAGAATCCCTTCCCCATGTGGCGGGCGCCGACATCCGGGAAATCACTGTTTCCAGGAACGGGCAGACCAGCCAGTTCTGTAAAAAGGCCGTGGATGACGCGGGCAATATAGCCTGGTACAAGGATTCTGCGGCGGACGAGTCCAACCGCCTGGATGACAATGGCGCTCTTAATAATCTGGCGGATACCATAAGCGGTTTGTCATTCCAGTCCTGCGTATCATATAAAGCCAGCGATGAAGAATTAAGCAGCTATGGCCTGTCTGATCCAACTATGACTCTTTCCTGGACCTATGAAAGCGGAGATACGAATGGCGGCCTGACATTGTTGATTGGAAGTCTCACCGAGGATGGAACCGGCTACTATACCAGAAAGGATGATTCCAGAGCTGTAAACCTGATATCCAAAGAGGCGGCAGTGCGTTGCCTGAATGCTGCCTACCCAAAGTAA
- the tkt gene encoding transketolase, which produces MNQIDTMSVNAIRVLAADAVQKAKSGHPGLPLGAAAMSFELWAKHMNHNPKNPGWENRDRFILSGGHGSTLLYSLLHLFGYGLTKEDMMNFRQMDSLTPGHPEYGHTVGVEATTGPLGAGMGMAVGMAMAESHLAAVFNKDGYPVVDHFTYVLGGDGCMMEGISSEAFSLAGTLGLGKLIVFYDSNRISIEGSTDIAFTEDVQKRMEAFGFQLITVENGNDLDAIGKAIEEAKADTTRPSFITVKTQIGYGCPAKQGKASAHGEPLGDDNVKAMKEFLNWPSMEPFYVPDEVYANYKAYAERGAETEEKWNALFAEYCGKYPEMKELWDKFYNPNLANDVYDSEDYWAFEDKPDATRSLSGKQLQKLKNLMPNLIGGAADLAPSTKTYMADMGDFSKDNYAGRNLHFGVRELAMSAIGNGLMLHGGLRAFVSTFFVFSDYTKPMARLSALMGVPLTYVFTHDSIGVGEDGPTHEPIEQLAMLRAMPNFHVYRPADATETAAAWYSAVSSKKTPTALVLTRQNLPQLAGSSKEALKGAYILEDSAKEVPDAIIIATGSEVELAVGAKAELAKEGVDVRVVSMPSMDVFEEQPEDYKEKVLPKAVRKRVAVEALGDFGWGRYVGLDGTTVTMKGFGASAPAGQLFKKFGFTVENVVAAVKSL; this is translated from the coding sequence ATGAATCAGATTGATACCATGTCAGTCAATGCAATCCGCGTTCTGGCAGCAGATGCTGTACAGAAAGCCAAATCAGGCCACCCAGGACTTCCTTTGGGAGCCGCAGCCATGTCCTTTGAGCTGTGGGCAAAACATATGAACCATAATCCTAAGAATCCAGGATGGGAGAACAGGGATCGTTTCATTCTTTCAGGAGGCCATGGCTCCACACTGCTGTATTCCCTGCTTCATCTTTTCGGCTACGGCCTTACAAAAGAGGATATGATGAATTTCCGTCAGATGGATTCCCTGACACCGGGACATCCGGAGTATGGCCATACAGTAGGCGTTGAGGCCACCACAGGCCCGCTGGGCGCAGGCATGGGCATGGCAGTTGGCATGGCCATGGCAGAGTCCCATCTGGCTGCTGTGTTCAACAAGGACGGATATCCTGTTGTTGATCATTTTACCTACGTGCTGGGCGGCGACGGCTGTATGATGGAGGGCATTTCCTCTGAGGCATTCTCACTGGCAGGCACCCTGGGACTTGGCAAGCTTATTGTATTTTATGATTCCAACCGTATTTCCATCGAGGGAAGCACGGATATCGCATTTACAGAGGACGTACAGAAGCGCATGGAAGCCTTCGGATTCCAGCTGATTACCGTTGAGAACGGAAATGATCTGGATGCCATCGGCAAGGCAATCGAGGAGGCAAAGGCAGATACCACACGTCCATCCTTCATCACCGTAAAGACCCAGATTGGCTACGGCTGCCCCGCAAAGCAGGGCAAGGCCAGCGCTCACGGCGAGCCTCTGGGGGATGACAATGTAAAAGCCATGAAGGAATTCCTGAACTGGCCGTCCATGGAGCCTTTCTATGTACCGGATGAGGTATATGCCAATTATAAGGCATACGCTGAGAGAGGCGCTGAGACAGAGGAAAAATGGAACGCATTATTTGCGGAATACTGCGGGAAATATCCGGAGATGAAGGAATTATGGGATAAATTCTATAATCCGAATCTGGCTAATGATGTTTATGACAGTGAAGACTACTGGGCATTTGAGGACAAGCCGGATGCTACCAGGAGCCTGTCCGGCAAGCAGCTTCAGAAGCTTAAGAACCTGATGCCGAACCTGATTGGAGGAGCGGCAGACCTGGCTCCGTCCACCAAGACCTACATGGCTGACATGGGCGATTTCTCCAAGGATAACTATGCCGGACGCAACCTGCATTTCGGTGTCCGCGAGCTGGCCATGTCCGCTATTGGAAATGGTCTCATGCTTCACGGCGGCCTGCGGGCATTCGTGTCCACCTTCTTTGTGTTCAGCGATTATACAAAGCCAATGGCAAGGCTGTCCGCTCTTATGGGCGTGCCCCTTACCTATGTATTTACCCATGACAGCATCGGCGTGGGAGAGGACGGACCTACCCATGAGCCCATCGAGCAGCTGGCCATGCTGCGCGCCATGCCTAACTTCCATGTATACCGCCCGGCGGATGCCACGGAGACAGCTGCTGCATGGTACAGCGCCGTATCTTCCAAAAAGACTCCTACGGCCCTGGTACTCACAAGACAGAACCTGCCGCAGCTGGCCGGATCCAGCAAGGAGGCATTAAAGGGAGCCTACATCCTGGAGGATTCCGCGAAGGAAGTTCCGGATGCCATCATCATTGCCACTGGTTCCGAGGTGGAGCTGGCAGTAGGTGCAAAGGCCGAACTGGCAAAAGAGGGTGTGGATGTGCGCGTCGTCAGCATGCCGAGCATGGACGTGTTCGAGGAGCAGCCTGAGGATTACAAGGAGAAGGTCCTTCCAAAGGCAGTGCGTAAGAGAGTGGCAGTAGAGGCGCTGGGCGATTTCGGATGGGGCAGGTATGTGGGCCTTGACGGAACCACCGTCACCATGAAGGGATTTGGCGCCAGTGCGCCGGCAGGACAGCTCTTTAAGAAATTCGGATTTACGGTTGAGAACGTTGTGGCAGCCGTGAAGTCACTTTAG
- a CDS encoding argininosuccinate synthase: protein MKEKVVLAYSGGLDTTAIIPWLKEHFGYEVICCCIDCGQGSELDGLDERAKLSGASKLYIEDLVDDFCDNYIMPCVKANAVYENKYLLGTSMARPAIAKRLVEIARKEGASAICHGATGKGNDQIRFELGIKALAPDIKIIAPWRMTDVWTMQSREDEIEYCKQHGIDLPFSADSSYSRDRNLWHISHEGLELEDPSQEPNYEHLLVLGVTPEKAPDEGEYVTMTFEKGVPTSVNGQKMKVSDIIRKLNELGGKHGIGIVDIVENRVVGMKSRGVYETPGGTILMEAHQQLEELVLDRATMETKKTMADKLAQIVYEGKWFTPLREAVQAFVESTQEYVTGEVKFKLYKGNIIKAGTTSPYSLYSESLASFTTGDLYDHHDADGFITLFGLPLKVRAMKMAEVESARKGQ, encoded by the coding sequence ATGAAAGAAAAAGTAGTTTTAGCTTATTCCGGCGGACTGGATACCACCGCAATCATTCCGTGGTTAAAGGAGCATTTTGGCTATGAAGTCATCTGCTGCTGCATCGACTGCGGCCAGGGCAGCGAATTAGACGGCCTGGACGAGAGAGCCAAATTATCCGGTGCTTCCAAATTATATATTGAAGATTTAGTGGATGATTTCTGCGACAATTACATCATGCCCTGTGTAAAGGCAAATGCAGTATATGAAAATAAATACCTCTTAGGCACCTCCATGGCCCGTCCTGCCATTGCCAAGAGACTGGTTGAGATTGCACGTAAAGAAGGCGCCTCAGCCATCTGCCACGGCGCTACCGGCAAGGGCAATGACCAGATTCGTTTTGAACTGGGCATCAAGGCCCTGGCCCCGGATATCAAAATCATCGCTCCCTGGCGTATGACCGATGTATGGACCATGCAGTCCCGCGAGGATGAGATTGAATACTGCAAGCAGCACGGCATTGACCTTCCCTTCTCCGCAGACAGCAGCTACAGCCGTGACAGGAACTTATGGCACATCAGCCACGAGGGACTGGAGTTAGAAGATCCGTCACAGGAGCCCAACTATGAGCACCTGCTTGTACTTGGCGTGACTCCTGAAAAGGCACCAGACGAGGGCGAGTATGTGACCATGACCTTTGAAAAAGGCGTTCCCACCAGCGTAAACGGACAGAAGATGAAGGTTTCCGATATTATCCGCAAGTTAAATGAGCTGGGCGGAAAACACGGCATCGGCATTGTGGACATCGTGGAAAACCGTGTGGTAGGCATGAAGTCACGCGGCGTGTATGAGACACCAGGCGGAACCATTCTCATGGAAGCCCATCAGCAGTTAGAGGAGCTGGTATTAGACCGCGCCACCATGGAGACCAAAAAGACCATGGCTGATAAGTTGGCCCAGATTGTATATGAGGGCAAGTGGTTTACCCCTCTGCGCGAGGCTGTCCAGGCATTTGTTGAGTCCACCCAGGAATATGTGACAGGCGAAGTGAAATTCAAACTGTACAAGGGCAATATCATCAAGGCCGGAACCACATCCCCATATTCCTTATACAGCGAGTCCCTGGCTTCCTTCACCACAGGCGACCTGTACGACCATCATGACGCAGACGGCTTCATCACCCTGTTCGGACTGCCCCTTAAGGTAAGGGCCATGAAGATGGCTGAGGTGGAATCTGCCAGGAAGGGACAGTAA
- a CDS encoding GldG family protein, translated as MTRKFKKGSYMALFTLVVIAAVIVLNLIVGKLPAKYLKHDLSSSKILTLGDTTRDILAQLDRDVTIHIVADPNSVDERIPSFVNLYKDLSPHISVEANDPVLHPDVLALLDTEPGNLIVSCESTGKKTTISFDDIIQFDPMVYYQYGQIKETAFDGEGQITSAIRYVTSDTAAAVYTLTGHGEAALASAAADAMDKSGMNVTELNLLTQGAIPQDCSLLIMNAPARDISADEKEMLTDYLKNGGRMLLLAGCTQDTLANLTDFISQYGMDLKNGFVADPAPQHFYNNNPFNVIPDYDFASSLLSGIDSSAAALLVQPAGMTIQENPSEHITIQPFLTTSDSAFLADPLTQEKTQGAYVLGAVATETVNEEEGTSSMLTVITAPSMIDDSILSRFPSITNLTLFMNAATNGLPGVTPLSIPGKSLDITYNMVTSAGLWSALFIIVIPVIFLAAGFVIWLKRRKL; from the coding sequence ATGACCAGAAAATTTAAAAAAGGCAGCTATATGGCACTGTTCACCCTTGTGGTCATTGCCGCTGTCATTGTACTCAACCTGATAGTGGGAAAGCTTCCTGCCAAATACCTGAAACACGACTTAAGTTCCAGCAAAATCCTTACCCTGGGTGATACAACCCGGGACATTCTCGCACAGCTGGACAGAGACGTTACCATACACATCGTAGCTGATCCCAACTCCGTGGATGAAAGGATACCATCCTTTGTAAATCTGTATAAAGACCTTTCTCCGCATATTTCGGTGGAAGCCAATGACCCAGTGCTTCACCCGGACGTACTTGCCTTACTGGACACAGAACCCGGCAACCTGATTGTATCCTGTGAGTCCACCGGAAAAAAGACTACCATTTCATTTGACGATATAATCCAGTTTGACCCCATGGTTTACTACCAGTACGGGCAAATCAAGGAAACAGCCTTTGACGGAGAAGGACAGATTACCAGCGCCATCCGCTATGTCACAAGCGATACGGCTGCTGCTGTATATACTCTGACCGGACACGGCGAGGCTGCCCTCGCATCAGCCGCAGCAGATGCCATGGATAAATCCGGCATGAATGTAACCGAACTGAATCTGCTCACCCAGGGAGCCATTCCCCAGGACTGCAGCCTTCTCATCATGAATGCCCCTGCCAGGGATATCTCCGCGGATGAAAAAGAAATGCTGACTGATTACCTGAAAAACGGCGGCCGCATGCTGCTCCTTGCAGGCTGTACCCAGGATACCCTGGCCAATCTGACCGATTTCATTTCCCAGTACGGAATGGACCTGAAAAATGGATTTGTGGCTGACCCGGCTCCCCAGCATTTCTACAACAATAATCCCTTTAATGTTATTCCGGATTACGACTTTGCCAGCAGCCTTCTCTCAGGAATCGACTCCTCCGCGGCAGCCCTTCTGGTCCAGCCCGCCGGAATGACCATACAGGAAAATCCATCGGAGCACATTACGATCCAGCCCTTCCTTACCACCTCTGATTCCGCGTTTCTGGCGGACCCTCTCACACAGGAGAAGACGCAGGGGGCCTATGTGCTGGGAGCTGTGGCCACGGAAACTGTAAACGAGGAAGAGGGCACATCCTCCATGCTTACCGTTATCACGGCGCCAAGCATGATTGATGATTCCATTCTGTCACGTTTCCCCAGCATCACCAACCTGACTTTGTTCATGAACGCCGCGACCAATGGACTGCCCGGAGTAACGCCCCTGTCCATCCCCGGCAAAAGCCTGGATATTACCTATAATATGGTAACATCCGCCGGACTGTGGAGCGCGCTGTTCATTATTGTGATTCCGGTCATTTTCCTGGCTGCAGGCTTTGTAATCTGGCTGAAGCGCCGGAAGCTTTAA
- the argJ gene encoding bifunctional glutamate N-acetyltransferase/amino-acid acetyltransferase ArgJ, protein MDESGKGIKIITGGVTAAKGFKAASTAAGIKYKDRQDMAMIYSQEPCRSAGTFTTNVVKAAPVKWDKNQVTNGVPARAVVINAGIANACTGEEGMGYCGQTAGAAAQALGIPAESVLVASTGVIGMQLPMDRITAGVKAMAPLLDESLESGTGASRAIMTTDTKNKEVAVQFELGGNTVTMGGMCKGSGMIHPNMCTMLSFVTTDAAISKELLQEALSQDIRDTYNMISVDGDTSTNDTVLLLANGLAGNQEITEKGEDYHTFCRALKIVNETLAKKMAGDGEGCTALFEVKIVGAETKEQARVLAKSVICSSLTKAAIFGHDANWGRILCAMGYSGAQFDPEKVDLYFESAAGKMQIIKDGVAVDYSEEQATRILSEPAVTAVADIKMGDAKATAWGCDLTFDYVKINADYRS, encoded by the coding sequence ATGGATGAGTCAGGAAAGGGAATCAAAATCATAACCGGCGGCGTCACGGCTGCCAAGGGCTTTAAGGCTGCTTCCACGGCAGCCGGAATCAAGTATAAGGACCGTCAAGACATGGCCATGATTTACAGCCAGGAGCCCTGCAGGTCAGCCGGCACCTTCACCACCAATGTGGTGAAGGCAGCCCCCGTAAAATGGGATAAGAACCAGGTGACAAACGGAGTGCCTGCCCGGGCGGTGGTTATAAACGCGGGAATTGCCAATGCCTGTACCGGAGAGGAAGGCATGGGATACTGCGGGCAGACAGCGGGGGCAGCGGCCCAGGCACTGGGAATTCCCGCTGAAAGCGTTCTGGTGGCATCCACAGGCGTCATCGGCATGCAGCTTCCCATGGACAGGATTACGGCAGGGGTCAAGGCTATGGCTCCTCTGCTGGACGAAAGCCTGGAGAGCGGCACCGGCGCATCCAGGGCTATTATGACCACGGATACAAAGAACAAGGAGGTGGCTGTCCAATTTGAGCTGGGAGGAAACACTGTGACCATGGGCGGCATGTGCAAGGGTTCCGGCATGATTCATCCCAATATGTGCACCATGCTGAGCTTTGTGACCACGGATGCGGCTATAAGCAAGGAGCTGCTCCAGGAAGCCCTCAGCCAGGATATCCGGGATACATACAACATGATTTCAGTGGATGGGGACACATCCACCAATGACACAGTCCTCCTTCTGGCAAACGGCCTGGCCGGCAATCAGGAAATCACAGAGAAGGGTGAGGATTACCATACCTTTTGCCGGGCCTTAAAGATTGTAAATGAAACATTGGCAAAAAAAATGGCAGGCGACGGCGAGGGCTGCACCGCGCTGTTTGAGGTGAAGATAGTGGGGGCAGAGACAAAGGAACAGGCCAGGGTTCTGGCCAAGTCGGTCATCTGTTCCAGCCTTACCAAGGCAGCCATCTTCGGCCACGACGCCAACTGGGGAAGGATACTCTGTGCCATGGGTTACTCCGGGGCGCAGTTCGATCCGGAAAAGGTGGACCTGTATTTTGAGAGCGCAGCAGGAAAGATGCAGATCATTAAGGACGGCGTGGCCGTGGACTACAGCGAGGAACAGGCCACCCGGATTCTGTCAGAGCCTGCGGTGACGGCTGTGGCTGACATCAAGATGGGGGATGCCAAGGCCACTGCGTGGGGCTGCGACCTGACCTTTGACTATGTAAAGATTAATGCGGATTACCGTTCATAA
- a CDS encoding GNAT family N-acetyltransferase — protein MAGTMDILIREMTIADYDQVYGLWTEIKGFGIRSIDDSWEGVERFLRRNPTTSVVAVQNGHIIGNILCGHDGRTGCFYHVCVAPGYRKHGIGYRMVRFAMEALQKEGVSKISLIAFKENEVGNAFWQGIGWREREDVNTYEFILNEENITRFVR, from the coding sequence ATGGCAGGTACGATGGATATCCTTATCCGCGAAATGACAATAGCGGATTACGACCAGGTTTACGGCCTGTGGACAGAAATCAAAGGCTTTGGAATCAGAAGCATTGACGATTCATGGGAGGGAGTGGAGCGGTTCCTCAGGAGGAATCCCACTACCAGCGTGGTGGCTGTCCAGAACGGTCATATAATAGGAAACATCCTCTGCGGCCATGACGGCAGGACCGGTTGCTTTTATCACGTGTGCGTGGCGCCGGGATACAGGAAACACGGCATCGGATACCGTATGGTGCGCTTTGCCATGGAGGCCCTGCAGAAAGAAGGCGTCAGCAAAATCAGTCTGATTGCGTTTAAGGAGAATGAGGTGGGAAATGCGTTCTGGCAGGGAATCGGATGGAGGGAGCGGGAGGATGTGAATACATACGAATTCATACTGAATGAGGAAAACATCACCCGGTTTGTACGGTAA